Proteins from a genomic interval of Mustelus asterias unplaced genomic scaffold, sMusAst1.hap1.1 HAP1_SCAFFOLD_2987, whole genome shotgun sequence:
- the LOC144490183 gene encoding ankyrin repeat and SOCS box protein 12-like — protein MSPMKMSLVDVSKIFSMLQPRNQDDNVEVNQINQAVSRNDAKLLAELLSQERYSQFINNRSGWGVPGTPLRLAASKGHLSCLEVLLSHGAEVDSLDVKAQTPLFTAVSGRHLDCVQSLLRAGANPNGSIYNNCSPVLTAAREGDVEILRALLEYGAEVNVRSKVPEWASNACACSGPLYLASVYRHYDCFRLLLLYGADPNFNCTEQRLLARIKQPKTVLEMCLRYGCGSQYIQLLIDFGANLCLPGHTPVKNTQQNKAAELLAQATAQPRSLTSLTRIAIRKTLKLLSGLNSIDQLDIPLILRKYLKHQT, from the exons ATGAGCCCAATGAAGATGAGCCTAGTGGATGTCAGTAAGATCTTTTCGATGCTCCAGCCTAGAAATCAAGATGACAACGTCGAGGTGAATCAAATCAACCAAGCTGTCTCCCGAAATGATGCCAAACTTTTGGCTGAACTCTTGTCCCAGGAGAGGTACTCTCAGTTTATCAATAACCGGAGTGGCTGGGGGGTCCCAGGTACCCCCCTGCGCTTGGCAGCCTCCAAGGGCCACCTGAGCTGCCTGGAGGTCCTCTTGAGCCATGGTGCCGAAGTAGATAGTTTGGATGTGAAGGCCCAGACCCCTTTGTTCACAGCTGTGAGCGGCAGGCACCTGGACTGCGTCCAGTCTCTTTTGAGGGCAGGGGCGAACCCGAATGGAAGCATCTACAACAACTGCTCGCCTGTCCTAACGGCTGCCAGGGAAGGGGATGTGGAGATTTTGCGAGCGCTGCTGGAGTATGGGGCTGAGGTCAATGTGCGATCCAAGGTGCCAGAGTGGGCATCCAATGCCTGTGCCTGTAGCGGCCCACTCTACCTTGCCTCAGTGTACAGGCACTATGACTGTTTTCGGCTGCTCCTCCTGTATGGGGCGGACCCCAACTTCAATTGTACAGAGCAGAGACTCTTAGCAAGGATCAAACAACCAAAAACGGTCCTGGAGATGTGCCTCAGGTATGGTTGTGGGTCTCAGTACATCCAGCTACTCATAGACTTCGGAGCAAATCTTTGCCTGCCAGGCCACACCCCAGTGAAAAATACACAGCAGAACAAAGCAGCAGAACTACTAGCCCAAGCCACAG CTCAACCGAGATCTTTGACGTCACTCACCAGAATAGCCATCCGCAAGACCCTCAAACTGTTAAGCGGCCTTAATTCCATTGACCAACTGGACATCCCACTAATCCTGAGGAAATATTTGAAGCACCAGACTTGA